The Lycium barbarum isolate Lr01 chromosome 12, ASM1917538v2, whole genome shotgun sequence genome includes a region encoding these proteins:
- the LOC132624513 gene encoding receptor kinase-like protein Xa21 encodes MDFKARLLEYMPNGSPEQWSHSDDYFLNMTQRLDIMIDVAFALEYLHHGYATVVVHSDLKPSNVLLDERDGESIAHTNTLATVSYIAPDLAFQSFQQIKAAMMDAHISSSEFMAKTSKLGIIPREVGSLQKLERLYLQYNKLSSSKSDELFQYLYAKMDVTCFQ; translated from the exons ATGGATTTTAAAGCACGACTTCTAGAGTACATGCCCAATGGAAGCCCGGAGCAATGGTCACATTCTGATGATTACTTCTTGAATATGACCCAAAGATTAGACATAATGATCGATGTTGCATTTGCTTTGGAATATCTCCACCATGGTTATGCAACAGTTGTTGTACATAGTGACTTGAAGCCTAGCAATGTCTTGCTAGACGAAA GAGACGGGGAATCAATTGCTCATACTAATACACTTGCTACAGTGAGCTATATTGCACCAG ACCTAGCCTTCCAAAGTTTCCAACAGATAAAAGCAG CCATGATGGATGCGCATATATCTTCATCTGAATTCATGGCAAAAACATCCAAGTTAG GAATTATACCCAGAGAGGTTGGGAGTCTTCAGAAATTAGAGAGACTCTATTTGCAGTATAATAAATTAAGTTCTTCCAAATCGGATGAGCTCTTCCAATATCTCTACGCTAAGATGGATGTCACTTGCTTTCAATAA